A genomic stretch from Apium graveolens cultivar Ventura unplaced genomic scaffold, ASM990537v1 ctg46, whole genome shotgun sequence includes:
- the LOC141702070 gene encoding uncharacterized protein LOC141702070, which translates to MCLGSDRIRQAKMQTLKSEFEVLSMKETETIGEFCMMLNDLVTNIRALGEIVEKCYVVKKLLRAVPSRFLQISSVMEQFGKLNEMSIEEAVGSLKAHEEKTHGQIEKLGNQLLLTEDEWAKRETNGGQLLLTKKEWLKRTKKVEERTLLLNEKDVRPKLSKDSEMQTESNLLYLDNGASNHMTGLRSKFKELDESITGQVKFGDGSLAIKLMSKNNMAYGIPKLLNPKEMCTGCLMSKQARGLFLSKENFS; encoded by the exons ATGTGCCTAGGTTCCGATCGCATAAGACAGGCCAAGATGCAGACCTTAAAGTCAGAGTTTGAGGTGCTTAGCATGAAGGAGACAGAAACTATCGGTGAGTTCTGTATGATGTTAAACGACCTAGTAACCAACATACGAGCGTTGGGTGAAATTGTTGAAAAATGTTATGTGGTGAAGAAGCTGTTGAGGGCTGTACCTTCTAGGTTTCTGCAAATAAGCTCTGTAATGGAGCAATTTGGAAAGTTGAATGAGATGTCAATAGAAGAGGCCGTGGGATCATTAAAGGCGCATGAGGAAAAAACTCATGGCCAAATAGAGAAGCTTGGAAATCAATTACTCTTGACTGAGGATGAGTGGGCAAAGCGAGAAACAAATGGAGGGCAACTATTGTTAACCAAGAAGGAATGGTTAAAGAGAACAA AAAAAGTGGAAGAACGGACACTCTTGTTGAATGAGAAAGATGTTCGACCAAAGTTAAGCAAAGATTCTGAGATGCAAACTGAATCCAACTTGTTGTATTTGGATAACGGAGCTAGTAACCATATGACGGGGTTACGATCGAAATTCAAGGAGTTGGATGAAAGTATCACAGGTCAAGTGAAATTTGGGGATGGTTCGTTG GCAATCAAACTAATGTCTAAAAATAACATGGCATATGGGATACCTAAATTGTTGAATCCAAAGGAGATGTGTACCGGCTGTTTGATGTCGAAGCAGGCAAGGGGATTGTTTCTGAGCAAGGAAAACTTTTCATGA
- the LOC141702071 gene encoding uncharacterized protein LOC141702071 produces the protein MKVNMQAHDIWKAVELADPKVVAEEKKYRLALEAIYQSIPEDILLSVAIKNTTKETWDAIKMMCLGSDRVRQAKVQTFKSEFEVLSMKETETIGEFCMMLNDLVTNIRALGEIVEKGYVVKKLLRAVPSRFL, from the coding sequence ATGAAGGTTAATATGCAAGCACATGACATCTGGAAGGCAGTGGAGCTTGCAGATCCAAAGGTTGTAGCTGAGGAAAAGAAATATAGGTTGGCTTTGGAAGCCATCTATCAATCCATTCCGGAGGACATCTTACTGTCAGTGGCTATTAAGAATACGACGAAAGAAACATGGGATGCCATCAAAATGATGTGCCTAGGTTCCGATCGCGTAAGACAGGCCAAGGTGCAGACCTTCAAGTCAGAGTTTGAGGTGCTTAGCATGAAGGAGACAGAAACTATCGGTGAGTTCTGTATGATGTTAAACGACCTGGTAACCAACATACGAGCGTTGGGTGAAATTGTTGAAAAAGGTTATGTGGTGAAGAAGCTGTTGAGGGCTGTACCTTCTAGGTTTCTATAA